A DNA window from Daucus carota subsp. sativus chromosome 3, DH1 v3.0, whole genome shotgun sequence contains the following coding sequences:
- the LOC135151563 gene encoding uncharacterized protein LOC135151563, producing MVTHARHEGADDDAKIMHVPAADEQSLNYMKQTCIKDMISLSVDISVSPPILIDHWAHEHPLALEHKSASVITMDYSNQESSVGPILCDGCTKPISSSSDDANVLYKCNQCSYALHRYCALIPQEMNHSKLGMLKVHKRRALSNKLKCCESCNIFSNGFMFRSEDEIYDVGCVCLPEKIKHITHHHPLKQRSSVNGAVCKACSSECWGWSTIVYGCEICDFSLHSDCALKPRTVPHRWDPHPLRLILSIEDDVEDHPHDFECEFCSQVIDTNTWFYHCNICDLSFHMFCIDPYFVYANVKFGATGIKKEDRDLTLVLNKKGLPALKRRSGRLWKLRD from the coding sequence ATGGTTACACATGCCAGACACGAAGGTGCTGATGATGATGCAAAGATAATGCACGTCCCAGCAGCTGATGAGCAGTCACTGAATTACATGAAGCAAACATGTATCAAGGATATGATTTCTCTCTCAGTGGATATCTCAGTGTCCCCACCAATTCTTATCGATCATTGGGCTCATGAACATCCACTGGCACTCGAACACAAAAGTGCTTCTGTTATTACTATGGATTATTCAAACCAAGAATCATCAGTTGGACCGATCCTATGTGACGGTTGCACAAAACCTATCTCATCCTCTTCGGACGATGCCAATGTGTTATATAAATGCAATCAGTGCAGTTATGCTCTCCACAGATATTGTGCACTGATTCCTCAGGAGATGAATCATTCCAAGTTGGGCATGTTGAAGGTACATAAAAGGCGTGCCTTGAGCAATAAACTAAAATGTTGTGAGAGTTGCAACATTTTTAGCAACGGCTTCATGTTTAGATCAGAAGACGAGATCTACGATGTCGGGTGTGTATGTCTACCTgaaaaaatcaaacatataaCACATCATCACCCCCTTAAACAACGTAGTTCTGTAAATGGAGCAGTTTGTAAGGCATGTTCTTCTGAATGTTGGGGTTGGTCGACTATCGTGTATGGGTGTGAAATTTGTGATTTCAGTTTACATTCGGACTGTGCTCTTAAGCCACGCACAGTTCCGCATAGATGGGATCCTCACCCACTCCGTTTAATTCTTTCGATTGAGGACGATGTAGAAGACCATCCCCATGATTTCGAATGTGAATTTTGCTCACAAGTAATAGACACAAACACTTGGTTCTATCACTGCAATATTTGTGATCTATCTTTTCACATGTTCTGCATAGATCCTTATTTCGTTTATGCAAACGTTAAGTTTGGGGCTACCGGTATCAAGAAGGAGGATCGCGACTTGACCTTAGTCCTAAACAAGAAGGGGCTGCCGGCATTAAAAAGAAGGAGCGGCCGCTTGTGGAAGCTGCGGGATTGA